In Homo sapiens chromosome 19 genomic patch of type NOVEL, GRCh38.p14 PATCHES HSCHR19KIR_7191059-1_CTG3_1, a genomic segment contains:
- the KIR2DS4 gene encoding killer cell immunoglobulin-like receptor 2DS4 isoform 3 precursor (isoform 3 precursor is encoded by transcript variant 3; The RefSeq protein has 2 substitutions compared to this genomic sequence), with protein sequence MSLMVIIMACVGFFLLQGAWPQEGVHRKPSFLALPGHLVKSEETVILQCWSDVMFEHFLLHREGKFNNTLHLIGEHHDGVSKANFSIGPMMPVLAGTYRCYGSVPHSPYQLSAPSDPLDMVIIGLYEKPSLSAQPGPTVQAGENVTLSCSSIYPGKGRPMNVGSLQCAASTEHSRPTFLWALPPTEGPTDASALSVTLPTSGQTRVIHCLFPSQVTPDTYMF encoded by the exons ATGTCGCTCATGGTCATCATCATGGCGTGTGTTG GGTTCTTCTTGCTGCAGGGGGCCTGGCCACAGGAGG AAGTCCACAGAAAACCTTCCTTCCTGGCCCTCCCAGGTCACCTGGTGAAATCAGAAGAGACAGTCATCCTGCAATGTTGGTCGGATGTCATGTTTGAGCACTTCCTTCTGCACAGAGAGGGGAAGTTTAACAACACTTTGCACCTCATTGGAGAGCACCATGATGGGGTTTCCAAGGCCAACTTCTCCATTGGTCCCATGATGCCTGTCCTTGCAGGAACCTACAGATGCTACGGTTCTGTTACTCACTCCCCCTATCAGTTGTCAGCTCCCAGTGACCCTCTGGACATGGTGATCATAG GTCTATATGAGAAACCTTCTCTCTCAGCCCAGCCGGGCCCCACGGTTCAGGCAGGAGAGAATGTGACCTTGTCCTGCAGCTCCATCTATCCAGGGAAGGGGAGGCCCATGAACGTAGGCTCCCTGCAGTGCGCAGCATCAACGGAACATTCCAGGCCGACTTTCCTCTGGGCCCTGCCACCCACGGAGGGACCTACAGATGCTTCGGCTCTTTCCGTGACGCTCCCTACGAGTGGTCAAACTCGAGTGATCCACTGCTTGTTTCcgtcacag GTAACCCCAGACACCTACATGTTCTGA
- the KIR2DS4 gene encoding killer cell immunoglobulin-like receptor 2DS4 isoform 2 precursor (isoform 2 precursor is encoded by transcript variant 2 (KIR2DS4*003 allele); The RefSeq protein has 2 substitutions compared to this genomic sequence), with protein sequence MSLMVIIMACVGFFLLQGAWPQEGVHRKPSFLALPGHLVKSEETVILQCWSDVMFEHFLLHREGKFNNTLHLIGEHHDGVSKANFSIGPMMPVLAGTYRCYGSVPHSPYQLSAPSDPLDMVIIGLYEKPSLSAQPGPTVQAGENVTLSCSSIYPGKGRPMNVGSLQCAASTEHSRPTFLWALPPTEGPTDASALSVTLPTSGQTRVIHCLFPSQETLQIVGLHPLNQAPKPVTPDTYMF encoded by the exons ATGTCGCTCATGGTCATCATCATGGCGTGTGTTG GGTTCTTCTTGCTGCAGGGGGCCTGGCCACAGGAGG AAGTCCACAGAAAACCTTCCTTCCTGGCCCTCCCAGGTCACCTGGTGAAATCAGAAGAGACAGTCATCCTGCAATGTTGGTCGGATGTCATGTTTGAGCACTTCCTTCTGCACAGAGAGGGGAAGTTTAACAACACTTTGCACCTCATTGGAGAGCACCATGATGGGGTTTCCAAGGCCAACTTCTCCATTGGTCCCATGATGCCTGTCCTTGCAGGAACCTACAGATGCTACGGTTCTGTTACTCACTCCCCCTATCAGTTGTCAGCTCCCAGTGACCCTCTGGACATGGTGATCATAG GTCTATATGAGAAACCTTCTCTCTCAGCCCAGCCGGGCCCCACGGTTCAGGCAGGAGAGAATGTGACCTTGTCCTGCAGCTCCATCTATCCAGGGAAGGGGAGGCCCATGAACGTAGGCTCCCTGCAGTGCGCAGCATCAACGGAACATTCCAGGCCGACTTTCCTCTGGGCCCTGCCACCCACGGAGGGACCTACAGATGCTTCGGCTCTTTCCGTGACGCTCCCTACGAGTGGTCAAACTCGAGTGATCCACTGCTTGTTTCcgtcacag GAAACCCTTCAAATAGTTGGCCTTCACCCACTGAACCAAGCTCCAAAACCG GTAACCCCAGACACCTACATGTTCTGA